The DNA sequence CGATCAGGGCATAGGCGCCGGCCACCCCGGTCTTGCGCTCGATCTTGAAGCCGCTTTCATTGTTGCTGTTGTCCGTCCAACTTAGGTTGATCGGCCCGCTGGGAGAGGCGCTGGCAGCAAGATTGCTGGGGGCCGCGGGCACAGTCACGGGGGTGCTAACCCCATACGCCTCGAGTTCAACGATGCGGCTCCAGTCCTTGGACGCTGAGTTGTTGACAAGCACCCGGATTTTGCCGGTGCTGATGCTTGCAAAGGTGAATTGCCGCCAGACTTGATTGTTGCCGGTGACCGAACCCCCGGGAATAGCCGCCCAGGCAGAGCCGTTCCAGTATTGAACGTCGAAGGTGGTGATGCCGTAGAGGCTGAAGCTCATCGCCTGACTCGGTTCAACCGGACTCTGAGCGTTGTCCTGGACGGTGATCACATCGATCTCGCTGATTGATTTGAGGCCGTTGAAATCGATCTCTACCCAGTCGGGATAAACCTTATAAGTCGCATCATTCCAGCCTCCGCCCGCACCCCAGTTGGCTCCGGTGCGATCCCCGTTGTTGATCGCCTGCACAGGATAGCCACTCGAATAGGTACTTGAAGCCGAAGCAACTCCCCCATTGGCGGCGAGGGCCACGTTGATCGAAGCCGTCGCAGCGGTGGCGGCGCTCGCTTCGTTGGAATAGGCCGAGTCACCCGAGGCATTGGTGGCGCTGATGCGATAGTAGTACGTGGTGGAAACGGCCAGCCCGCTGTCTACATAGCTCAGCGCATTGGCCGCGGTGGTGGCGATCAGGGCATAGGCGCCGGCCACCCCGGTCTTGCGCTCGATCTTGAAGCCGCTTTCATTGTTGCTGTTGTCCGTCCAACTTAGGTTGATCGGCCCGCTGGGAGAGGCGCTGGCAGCAAGATTGCTGGGGGCCGCGGGCAACATTGGCGAGAATATTGGTGACAAGTTGTGAGGTGCTTAGTGAGCATCGGGAAAGGATTAAGGCCGCTGCTCCCGATACATGCGGCGTCGCCATCGAGGTGCCACTCATATAGCCGTACCGGTTTCCCTGGATTGTCGACAGAATACTCACACCCGGCGCACCAAGATCCACGGTCAGTGCCCCGTAATTGGAAAATGACGCTCGATTGTCGTTGATGTCGGTCGCCGCGACGGCAATGACATTGTTGGCCTGGTAGCTCGCCGGATATGCCGGAGTCGTATCGTTGTTCGTTCCCGAGTTGCCGGCAGCCGCGACGAACAGCATGTCCGCCGCGTTGGCGCGATTGATCTCGTTTAGCAGCGCCTGCGAAAAGCCGTCGCCGCCCCAACTGTTTGATAAAACCCGGACGTTTGCGCCAGTCGGCGCAAATGCGTTCTTCGCCTGAATCGCAAATTCGATTGCGTCAATCGCGTCGGAAATCGTGCCGCTGCCCGTAGAATCGAGGAACTTCACTGCCATGATGCGCGCAACTCTGTTGACGCCAACCACACCTATGCCGTTGTTTCCAACCGCTCCTACGGTGCCGGTGACATGAGTACCGTGATTATTGTCGTCAGCCGGATCGCAGGTGCGAATGATCGCATTGAAGCCATGAGTGCCGGCCGCACAGGTTATCGTCACGCCGCCAATGCTGACGCTGAACGACGTCGGCGCCGACCACATGTTGGCAGAGATATCCGGGTGACTGTAGTCGGTCCCCGTATCGACGACCGCAACGACGTTGGCCGCGGAGCCGACCGAAATATCCCAGGCCGGGACAGCGCTGATGTCGGCGCCGAGAGTGGTGGTATTCCGAAGCCCCCATAGACTGGGGAAGCTCGGATCGTTGGGGATATCGAAGAGATGGACGATGTAGTTCGGTTCCACAAAAACAACATCGGGACGCGACCTAAGGCTCTTGATGAGGGCGTCAACTTTCTTGCTGCGCGAACGCAAACGATGAACCTCGCCATCCCCTATTCTTTCACTCACCTCGATATCTTCGGTCTGCTTGACGCTGTCGTCCGGTTCGTTACGCGGAGTCGCAAATTTTACGAGAACTTCGTTGGCCGCGACCTCGCGGCCGTTGTGAAAATCGATCTTATCCTGGGCGTAAGTTGTCCCAGCGATCAATGACGCAATCAGTAGAAACGCGAATGTTCGAAGCACGGAGGTAAGTTTCATTTAAAGGTCGTGATGCAAGTCGTAACGTTCAAGCTGCCACTGAGAACTTGGCATGCGCAACTCCTAAACCGGGAACTAATTTTTGAATTTTATCAGAATGTTAGTAACATGTGCAAAATGCGCATTGTCGAGGGGTGTTGAGTGAGGTCAGGCACCCGGCTCTCGGTTTTCGCGGCCAAAGCCGCTCCTGCAAAAGCGTTCGAGGCTGAGTCAGCTTCTGGTGCTGTCGTCCAGGGCCGTCTGCTTAAGGCTGGTGAGTTGCTCCTGCTCGTATTCCTTGGTGACGTGGCTGACTTCGATGATGGACATTTTAATTCAGTAATTAGCAGTTAGCGGTTAGTCACACGGGCGCGTTATACGCACCGTTTTGTGTGGCATGGAATGCACCCTACTTGGCTCCCTATAATCCTTCCCTGGACGTGTCACTGCCATTTCTCCTTCATATCCTCGTTCCGATACTCAGGCCACACTTCGTCTTCTAAACCACGCAACGCCGCAGCCACGGATAGCTCAGACCAGCCAGCGTTTTCTTTTTGAAGTTTATGCACCAAGTACTCGACAAAATCGAGCACTTCTCTCTGCACCGTTTCGGGTATGGCTCTTGCTTCCTCATAAATGCGATCGACCGTCTTCATACCATACCTCCACTATTCTCAAGTCAAATGGTCAGACACCAATTCTCGGTTCTTATAGCGATTAGTTATTAATGAATAGGGGGTAGTTTAAAGGGTATGGCGGATAGTGCATAGCGCTTAGTCGGTGGCGTGTAGGCCATACGTTGCCGGTCATTTGAGTTTTTTGATGGTCGGGCTCTGTGTTATAAATATCTTCCAAGACTGATGGGATCTTAAAATGAGATAAACGAGCATTCATAGTTTTCTCGGCTGACCCAAGGGATGCACCTGGACACCCTGCGTAATAGCGAGCGGCATCTTCGTCCTCGACTAAGGTGTTGCTAATGATCGGTCAGGCGTGAGAAGGTTTTGGCGCCTTCTTGATTTTGATTTCGACAACCTTGCCAACCGCCCTGGCCGCTTTGATGAGCGTATCCAGTTGGATCGACGTGTTGTTGGGATCCAACACCCGGTCGAGTTGAGATCGACTCGTTTCCATTTTTTGCGCCATGTCGACCTTGGTCAGCTTAGCCGCTTGCATGCTGTCTTCGAGCTGCTCGGACAGCACGTGCTTGAGCGCCTTGGCTTGCACTTCTTCATAGACGCCCTCTTCTTTTAATAAAGTCGTCAAAGTCAGAACCGGTATAAGGGTTACGTTTCGCCACGATGCCACTCCTTTAAACGTTTTTCCGCCAGATCTATGTCCTTCGTCGGGATCTGCTGCGTTTGCAGACTAATCATGTTAATCCCAAAGCGGTTTTTACACCTTTCTCGACAGTTGCCAGAGAGCGGGCCGACAGCATACCCAGTCTCTGCTTTAAGAGGCCCTTGTATACGGCTGTTACCGTCTCACACTTGACGTAACTTGCCTTGTCCAGGAATGGTTCTGAAATATGCGGGCGCAACGGTGCGGGTTTTCCGGTAATAGGCACTACGATGACATCAGGGTGCAGATCATTGATAGGGTTAATGGATAAAATCACGGCGGGCCGCGGTTTCGGGTACTCAGGCCGTTGCACTACCCATATCTCGCCACGCTTCATGTATCGGCGCCTGGTGGAGCGTTGTTACCCAGATCACGCCAGAAGGCAAACTCTTGTTCCTCTTGCTCCCGCTCCTTGACGCTCAGGCGGGAATAGTAGCTGGAAAGTTCATTTCGGATTGCCCCCTCTTCGGCGAAGTGCTTCAGGCGGCGTAACGCCTCCTCCACTTTGGCGCTGCGATTCTTGCCGGGCATAGCGCTTTCGGCAAAACGCAAGAGGTCTTCGTCTATAGTAAGACTAACCTTACTTTTCATTGCATCATCCAAAGGTAGGATATTAGGAAAGACAAGAGGAGGATAACCTTCTCATAACGATCTGTCAAACTGTGGGTTCAGGGCATTTCATGTCGCTTTTCTCCCCCGTAAACAGATTAAGAGATGACCACGAGATGCTCAGGCAATGCCCTGCCAACGGCATCAAGGGGAATACCCCGATCCAGGGTGACAAAACGCCCGCCTTGCTGGACGGCGAGCGCCAACAGATAGGCATCGGTTACATGCCGAGAACTCAGAATCCGCTCCCACATCAGGTATCCAGATTGCAACAAGCTGATGGAGTCAGCCCAGAATGCGTGAGACGGGTGCTGGGCCGCTTCTGCAAGTCGCTTGGCCACTGCTGCGGCGGGAACCGGATTGGGATAACCCGGCTGAGAAAGGATACGGATACATCCGTTTTGAGTGATTGGGCTCGAAGCCCAACCTTCATCAATATGGCCGGCAAGCCAATCTGTTACAAGATCATGATGCAGGTGACTGCCGTCAAGCAACGCGATCAGGACGTTAACGTCCAACAAGGCACGCACTACAGGCCTTCAGCTTCCCGCAGGCGATTGACCGCATCGTTCGTTACGACAGCCTTACCCGCCCGGAAAGGGCGAAACCCCGCGACAGTTTGAGCTCCCGAACCTGCATCTTCCGGGGCCGTGGATTGCCCGGCCTGACCGGTCAGCGCCTTCCGCAGCATCTGAGACACCACTTGCCCAGCCGACAAATTCTGACGCCTGGCGAGCTCCTTCACCGCCACCAGAACGTCTTCATCGATATCCAGTGTTGTTCTCATTTCATGTCTCCTTAAATTGATGTCATGATGCGATGATTCTATAACATCAATCGCCAAAACACAATAAAATAGCGAATAGGGGATAGCGATTAGTTAATGGCGGGTAGCGGGTAGTTTAAAGGGCATAACGTATTCCTTAGTTCCTCGCATGTGGCCTTCCGCGATGTTTGACGGCATCAATACCGCGCTACGCCGCATCTGGCTGTCAGTCCGTAAAGCTCCGCCGGGGGAAAAGAACCCGTCAATTCATAGACCGCGAGTACGAGCTGGTAAGCCTTTTGATGCGCGATCAGCTCTTTGTAGCTTTGCACCATTGCTCTTATCCAATGCCCAATCGCTATCCCCTAATCCCTGCCTTTCCCTGCCGTCAAATCACGTCCGCGAAATACGATTCGGCGCGTTTGAAATACAGATAGCTGAATGGCAACAGTGCCAGTGTGAGCGCCAGGCCGGGCAGGAGGGCGCCGGCATCCGGCGGGAGGCCGCGCAGGGAGATGTTCTGGAAGGCGTCGATCAGCCCGGCCAGGGGGTTGAGGGTGAACAGGGTATAGAGCGTGTTGGACCATTCGCCGGCGGCTTGTTGTACCAGTAACTTGTCCTTGACCAGCGCCAGCGGGTAGATCACCGGTGACATGTACATCATGAGGGAGAGCAGCACAGGCAGGGCGGTGGCTACGTCGCGGTAATAGACGTTTAGGGCTGCACCGATGAAGGCGATGGTGAGGGCAGCCAGCATTGCGTAGAGCACGAGCAAGGGCAGCCAAAGGATCTGCCAGGTGGGGACGATGCCATACCAGGCCATGAGAACGG is a window from the Gammaproteobacteria bacterium genome containing:
- a CDS encoding PIN domain-containing protein is translated as MRALLDVNVLIALLDGSHLHHDLVTDWLAGHIDEGWASSPITQNGCIRILSQPGYPNPVPAAAVAKRLAEAAQHPSHAFWADSISLLQSGYLMWERILSSRHVTDAYLLALAVQQGGRFVTLDRGIPLDAVGRALPEHLVVIS
- a CDS encoding ABC transporter permease, yielding MINVIKNIADYRELIAVLAWKNIAVRYKQSYMGILWAVLKPIVLVLIFMILRSIVGIDSGAIPYPVLTYSALTIWIFFQESASEGVTSVVGNANLIRKIYFPREVFPLTSVITKLVELSISLLILAVLMAWYGIVPTWQILWLPLLVLYAMLAALTIAFIGAALNVYYRDVATALPVLLSLMMYMSPVIYPLALVKDKLLVQQAAGEWSNTLYTLFTLNPLAGLIDAFQNISLRGLPPDAGALLPGLALTLALLPFSYLYFKRAESYFADVI
- a CDS encoding DUF2281 domain-containing protein produces the protein MKTVDRIYEEARAIPETVQREVLDFVEYLVHKLQKENAGWSELSVAAALRGLEDEVWPEYRNEDMKEKWQ
- a CDS encoding type II toxin-antitoxin system PemK/MazF family toxin, which encodes MKRGEIWVVQRPEYPKPRPAVILSINPINDLHPDVIVVPITGKPAPLRPHISEPFLDKASYVKCETVTAVYKGLLKQRLGMLSARSLATVEKGVKTALGLT
- a CDS encoding fibronectin type III domain-containing protein encodes the protein MLPAAPSNLAASASPSGPINLSWTDNSNNESGFKIERKTGVAGAYALIATTAANALSYVDSGLAVSTTYYYRISATNASGDSAYSNEASAATAATASINVALAANGGVASASSTYSSGYPVQAINNGDRTGANWGAGGGWNDATYKVYPDWVEIDFNGLKSISEIDVITVQDNAQSPVEPSQAMSFSLYGITTFDVQYWNGSAWAAIPGGSVTGNNQVWRQFTFASISTGKIRVLVNNSASKDWSRIVELEAYGVSTPVTVPAAPSNLAASASPSGPINLSWTDNSNNESGFKIERKTGVAGAYALI
- a CDS encoding S8 family serine peptidase, whose protein sequence is MKLTSVLRTFAFLLIASLIAGTTYAQDKIDFHNGREVAANEVLVKFATPRNEPDDSVKQTEDIEVSERIGDGEVHRLRSRSKKVDALIKSLRSRPDVVFVEPNYIVHLFDIPNDPSFPSLWGLRNTTTLGADISAVPAWDISVGSAANVVAVVDTGTDYSHPDISANMWSAPTSFSVSIGGVTITCAAGTHGFNAIIRTCDPADDNNHGTHVTGTVGAVGNNGIGVVGVNRVARIMAVKFLDSTGSGTISDAIDAIEFAIQAKNAFAPTGANVRVLSNSWGGDGFSQALLNEINRANAADMLFVAAAGNSGTNNDTTPAYPASYQANNVIAVAATDINDNRASFSNYGALTVDLGAPGVSILSTIQGNRYGYMSGTSMATPHVSGAAALILSRCSLSTSQLVTNILANVARGPQQSCCQRLSQRADQPKLDGQQQQ